In Chitinophaga oryzae, the sequence CTGTAATGCGGTAATGGGAGTAGATACCGGCGCACTGACCGGTTTCGTGTACCTCATGACCTACCGTGAACTGATATACGAAATTTACGAAGAGATCTGCGGTTCCCGTCTGACGACCAACATCGGCCGTATCGGCGGTTTCGAAAGAAACTTCACCCCTGCGGCCTTCGAAAAAATAGAACGTTTCCTGAAAGAATACCCGGAAGCACTGAAAGAATTTGAAACCCTGCTGACCCGCAACCGAATCTTTATGGAACGTACGCAGGGCGTAGGCGCCATCAGCGCGGAAAGAGCCATGAGCTACGGCTTTACCGGTCCTAACCTGCGTGCCGCGGGCGTGGATTACGACGTGCGCGTGGCCAGTCCGTATTCCTCTTACCAGGATTTCGACTTCTCAGTACCCGTGGGCACTACCGGCGATTGCTACGACCGTTACCTGGTACGCAACGCGGAAATGTGGGAAAGCATCAGCATCATCCGTCAGGCGATGGAGAAGCTGAAAGGCTTGCCGGACGACGTATACCATGCAGACGTTCCGGCTTATTACCTGCCTGAGAAAAAAGACGTTTACACAAAAATGGAAGCGCTCATCTATCACTTTAAGATCGTGATGGGTGAAACAGAGATACTGCCCGGCGAGGTGTACCACTCCGTAGAAGGGGCCAACGGTGAACTGGGCTTCTACCTGATCAGCGATGGTGGCCGCAGCCCCTACCGGTTGCATTTCCGCCGTCCCTGCTTTATCTACTACCAGGCTTACCCTGAACTAATCAAAGGCGCCATGCTGAGCGACGCGATCGTGTGTATGAGTAGTCTTAACCTGATTGCCGGTGAACTGGATGCATAGTAGTACCTGCCCCTGC encodes:
- a CDS encoding NADH-quinone oxidoreductase subunit D; this translates as MLDQKQHIKLPEGSIEKNTTTLNLGPTHPATHGVFQNILEIDGERVVSAVSTVGYIHRAFEKIAERRPYYQITPLTDRLNYCSAPINNMGWIMTVEKLLGLEIPKRVDYLRVIIMELARVADHLICNAVMGVDTGALTGFVYLMTYRELIYEIYEEICGSRLTTNIGRIGGFERNFTPAAFEKIERFLKEYPEALKEFETLLTRNRIFMERTQGVGAISAERAMSYGFTGPNLRAAGVDYDVRVASPYSSYQDFDFSVPVGTTGDCYDRYLVRNAEMWESISIIRQAMEKLKGLPDDVYHADVPAYYLPEKKDVYTKMEALIYHFKIVMGETEILPGEVYHSVEGANGELGFYLISDGGRSPYRLHFRRPCFIYYQAYPELIKGAMLSDAIVCMSSLNLIAGELDA